Proteins co-encoded in one Populus trichocarpa isolate Nisqually-1 chromosome 10, P.trichocarpa_v4.1, whole genome shotgun sequence genomic window:
- the LOC7458126 gene encoding zinc finger protein 10, which produces MEQAQYWLWMKRKQLLKSQLPASMKSISGSWEEKAFAEDSSGHLGGCIWPPRSYSCSFCSREFRSAQALGGHMNVHRRDRARLKQSLSPHNYVFQHQNHIQSSLKPLGSHFPSDQVCTLDNYDLDPKLSVSRATNIASTLSNQENLSEHAFVSPPSSSFVQEQHKGYPYLHDNLSGSDHSLSARLHSKPEAERNQGEVKVTCLNHDKFVATDLFMDLGSVINSHGLLSPGSCGDEAISCKRPRTNVSVLSLLVKPRPNDRYILQSEATGPTSSSKEGIDLELRLGETPKK; this is translated from the coding sequence ATGGAACAAGCTCAATACTGGCTGTGGATGAAGAGGAAACAACTCTTGAAGTCACAGCTGCCAGCATCAATGAAATCCATCAGTGGTTCGTGGGAAGAGAAAGCTTTTGCAGAAGATTCATCTGGGCATCTTGGTGGATGCATCTGGCCGCCAAGATCTTATTCTTGCAGTTTTTGTAGCAGAGAATTCAGGTCAGCTCAAGCCCTAGGTGGTCACATGAATGTTCATAGGAGGGATAGGGCTAGGCTTAAGCAATCTCTTAGTCCtcataattatgtttttcaacatcaaaatcatatccAAAGTTCACTTAAACCATTAGGGTCTCATTTCCCATCTGATCAGGTTTGTACCTTAGATAATTATGATCTTGACCCCAAACTTTCTGTCTCTAGAGCCACTAATATTGCATCAACTCTGTCCAATCAAGAAAATTTAAGTGAACATGCCTTTGTTTCTcccccttcttcttccttcgTTCAAGAACAGCATAAAGGGTATCCTTATCTCCATGATAATTTATCAGGCTCAGATCATTCTTTGTCAGCTAGACTTCATTCAAAACCTGAAGCAGAAAGGAATCAAGGTGAAGTGAAGGTTACATGCTTGAACCATGATAAGTTTGTTGCGACTGACTTATTTATGGACCTGGGTTCTGTTATTAATAGCCACGGTTTATTATCACCTGGTTCTTGTGGTGATGAGGCAATCAGTTGCAAAAGGCCTAGAACCAATGTTTCAGTTCTCTCACTGTTGGTTAAGCCACGTCCAAATGATAGATACATTCTTCAATCAGAGGCAACCGGACCTACTTCTAGCTCCAAGGAGGGCATAGATCTTGAACTCAGGCTTGGTGAGACACCAAAAAAGTGA
- the LOC7458127 gene encoding uncharacterized protein LOC7458127 isoform X1 has protein sequence MSQTHLRPRHDPVRKFRLVSLPDKTCKIFSYLTRICLLLCLIFSISLVLYTTFSPNQNQFWNRLPHPTRTGTKLAPGPPTNISHVLFCIGGSTATWRDRSLYSSIWWVPNVTRGFVWLEKKIISHQTNKNVPAVKVSSPEWTRFKYSSSRSAVRIARIISDSVKLRLPDVRWFVMGDDDTVYYTDNLVSVLSRYDHNQMWYIGGNSESVEQDVIHSYDMAFGGGGFALSYPLAERLVSILDGCLDRYYYFYGSDQRIWACISEIGVPLSRERGFHQGNTRWRLREGSVVKVCSVLLCSVAHTLSTKEVTFVGLSKKTSILFKKKTFDIRGSAYGLLAAHPLAPLVSLHHLDNLEPLFPNHNRIDSLKSINQAYQVDPPRIFQQTFCHDSKRKWSISIAWGYTVQLYPLLLPANGLQTPEQTFKTWRSWSDGPFTFNTRPTEPDPCKQPVVFMLEQAKEGGVNGSLSSYKRIVHEPGKTCKTTQYAQAMSVQRILVSSLKMEPDYWKKSREQAPRRYCCELMNKGSIKNSSMQLRIRRCRNWESITSRLD, from the exons ATGAGTCAGACTCATTTACGACCTCGTCATGACCCGGTCAGAAAATTTAGACTGGTTTCTCTTCCAGATAAAACCTGCAAGATTTTCTCATATCTCACGAGAATATGTCTCCTCCTTTGTCTCATTTTCTCAATATCTCTCGTCCTCTACACCACTTTTTCCCCCAACCAAAACCAATTCTGGAATCGTTTACCCCACCCCACCCGAACCGGAACCAAACTCGCACCCGGCCCGCCCACTAACATCTCCCACGTCCTTTTTTGCATCGGTGGATCAACCGCCACATGGCGCGATCGTAGCCTGTACAGCTCCATCTGGTGGGTACCGAACGTTACGCGAGGGTTTGTTTGGCTTGAGAAAAAGATCATTAGCCACCAGACCAATAAAAACGTCCCAGCTGTCAAGGTGTCATCTCCAGAGTGGACCCGGTTTAAATATTCTAGCTCAAGATCAGCGGTCAGGATTGCAAGGATCATAAGTGATAGCGTTAAATTAAGGTTGCCTGATGTGAGGTGGTTTGTCATGGGAGATGATGATACCGTGTATTACACTGACAACTTAGTTTCGGTGTTATCGAGGTATGATCATAATCAAATGTGGTACATTGGAGGGAATTCCGAGAGTGTGGAACAAGATGTGATTCATTCTTATGACATGGCTTTCGGTGGGGGTGGATTTGCTCTTAGTTATCCATTGGCTGAGAGATTGGTCAGTATATTGGACGGTTGTCTTGATAGGTACTATTATTTCTACGGTTCTGATCAGAGGATTTGGGCTTGTATCAGTGAGATCGGCGTCCCGCTCTCTAGAGAACGTGGGTTCCACCAG GGAAATACTAGGTGGCGCCTCCGAGAGGGGTCGGTTGTTAAAGTCTGCTCTGTCCTTTTGTGCTCAGTTGCCCACACACTTTCAACAAAAGAGGTGACCTTTGTTGGTCTCAGTAAAAAGACAAGTATTTTGTTCAAGAAGAAAACA TTTGATATTAGGGGAAGCGCATATGGTCTCCTAGCAGCACATCCTCTAGCCCCTCTCGTATCACTCCACCACCTTGACAATCTGGAGCCGCTGTTTCCAAATCACAACCGAATAGACTCGCTTAAATCCATAAATCAGGCATACCAGGTTGACCCGCCCCGGATTTTTCAACAAACATTTTGCCATGACTCCAAGCGGAAATGGTCCATATCCATAGCATGGGGCTACACAGTTCAGCTGTACCCATTATTGTTGCCAGCCAACGGCTTGCAAACACCAGAGCAGACATTCAAGACATGGCGGAGTTGGAGTGATGGGCCATTCACATTCAATACCCGACCCACGGAGCCTGACCCTTGTAAACAACCGGTTGTTTTTATGCTTGAGCAGGCCAAGGAAGGGGGCGTTAATGGGTCCTTGTCTAGTTACAAGAGGATTGTGCATGAACCAGGGAAGACTTGTAAGACAACACAGTATGCCCAAGCAATGTCAGTGCAGAGAATTCTTGTATCCTCCTTGAAAATGGAGCCAGATTATTGGAAAAAG TCCCGTGAGCAGGCACCAAGAAGATATTGCTGTGAGTTAATGAATAAAGGGAGCATAAAGAACAGCAGTATGCAGCTTAGGATTAGAAGATGCAGAAATTGGGAAAGTATTACTTCTAGGTTAGACTAG
- the LOC7458127 gene encoding uncharacterized protein LOC7458127 isoform X4, protein MSQTHLRPRHDPVRKFRLVSLPDKTCKIFSYLTRICLLLCLIFSISLVLYTTFSPNQNQFWNRLPHPTRTGTKLAPGPPTNISHVLFCIGGSTATWRDRSLYSSIWWVPNVTRGFVWLEKKIISHQTNKNVPAVKVSSPEWTRFKYSSSRSAVRIARIISDSVKLRLPDVRWFVMGDDDTVYYTDNLVSVLSRYDHNQMWYIGGNSESVEQDVIHSYDMAFGGGGFALSYPLAERLVSILDGCLDRYYYFYGSDQRIWACISEIGVPLSRERGFHQFDIRGSAYGLLAAHPLAPLVSLHHLDNLEPLFPNHNRIDSLKSINQAYQVDPPRIFQQTFCHDSKRKWSISIAWGYTVQLYPLLLPANGLQTPEQTFKTWRSWSDGPFTFNTRPTEPDPCKQPVVFMLEQAKEGGVNGSLSSYKRIVHEPGKTCKTTQYAQAMSVQRILVSSLKMEPDYWKKAPRRYCCELMNKGSIKNSSMQLRIRRCRNWESITSRLD, encoded by the exons ATGAGTCAGACTCATTTACGACCTCGTCATGACCCGGTCAGAAAATTTAGACTGGTTTCTCTTCCAGATAAAACCTGCAAGATTTTCTCATATCTCACGAGAATATGTCTCCTCCTTTGTCTCATTTTCTCAATATCTCTCGTCCTCTACACCACTTTTTCCCCCAACCAAAACCAATTCTGGAATCGTTTACCCCACCCCACCCGAACCGGAACCAAACTCGCACCCGGCCCGCCCACTAACATCTCCCACGTCCTTTTTTGCATCGGTGGATCAACCGCCACATGGCGCGATCGTAGCCTGTACAGCTCCATCTGGTGGGTACCGAACGTTACGCGAGGGTTTGTTTGGCTTGAGAAAAAGATCATTAGCCACCAGACCAATAAAAACGTCCCAGCTGTCAAGGTGTCATCTCCAGAGTGGACCCGGTTTAAATATTCTAGCTCAAGATCAGCGGTCAGGATTGCAAGGATCATAAGTGATAGCGTTAAATTAAGGTTGCCTGATGTGAGGTGGTTTGTCATGGGAGATGATGATACCGTGTATTACACTGACAACTTAGTTTCGGTGTTATCGAGGTATGATCATAATCAAATGTGGTACATTGGAGGGAATTCCGAGAGTGTGGAACAAGATGTGATTCATTCTTATGACATGGCTTTCGGTGGGGGTGGATTTGCTCTTAGTTATCCATTGGCTGAGAGATTGGTCAGTATATTGGACGGTTGTCTTGATAGGTACTATTATTTCTACGGTTCTGATCAGAGGATTTGGGCTTGTATCAGTGAGATCGGCGTCCCGCTCTCTAGAGAACGTGGGTTCCACCAG TTTGATATTAGGGGAAGCGCATATGGTCTCCTAGCAGCACATCCTCTAGCCCCTCTCGTATCACTCCACCACCTTGACAATCTGGAGCCGCTGTTTCCAAATCACAACCGAATAGACTCGCTTAAATCCATAAATCAGGCATACCAGGTTGACCCGCCCCGGATTTTTCAACAAACATTTTGCCATGACTCCAAGCGGAAATGGTCCATATCCATAGCATGGGGCTACACAGTTCAGCTGTACCCATTATTGTTGCCAGCCAACGGCTTGCAAACACCAGAGCAGACATTCAAGACATGGCGGAGTTGGAGTGATGGGCCATTCACATTCAATACCCGACCCACGGAGCCTGACCCTTGTAAACAACCGGTTGTTTTTATGCTTGAGCAGGCCAAGGAAGGGGGCGTTAATGGGTCCTTGTCTAGTTACAAGAGGATTGTGCATGAACCAGGGAAGACTTGTAAGACAACACAGTATGCCCAAGCAATGTCAGTGCAGAGAATTCTTGTATCCTCCTTGAAAATGGAGCCAGATTATTGGAAAAAG GCACCAAGAAGATATTGCTGTGAGTTAATGAATAAAGGGAGCATAAAGAACAGCAGTATGCAGCTTAGGATTAGAAGATGCAGAAATTGGGAAAGTATTACTTCTAGGTTAGACTAG
- the LOC7458127 gene encoding uncharacterized protein LOC7458127 isoform X3, which yields MSQTHLRPRHDPVRKFRLVSLPDKTCKIFSYLTRICLLLCLIFSISLVLYTTFSPNQNQFWNRLPHPTRTGTKLAPGPPTNISHVLFCIGGSTATWRDRSLYSSIWWVPNVTRGFVWLEKKIISHQTNKNVPAVKVSSPEWTRFKYSSSRSAVRIARIISDSVKLRLPDVRWFVMGDDDTVYYTDNLVSVLSRYDHNQMWYIGGNSESVEQDVIHSYDMAFGGGGFALSYPLAERLVSILDGCLDRYYYFYGSDQRIWACISEIGVPLSRERGFHQFDIRGSAYGLLAAHPLAPLVSLHHLDNLEPLFPNHNRIDSLKSINQAYQVDPPRIFQQTFCHDSKRKWSISIAWGYTVQLYPLLLPANGLQTPEQTFKTWRSWSDGPFTFNTRPTEPDPCKQPVVFMLEQAKEGGVNGSLSSYKRIVHEPGKTCKTTQYAQAMSVQRILVSSLKMEPDYWKKSREQAPRRYCCELMNKGSIKNSSMQLRIRRCRNWESITSRLD from the exons ATGAGTCAGACTCATTTACGACCTCGTCATGACCCGGTCAGAAAATTTAGACTGGTTTCTCTTCCAGATAAAACCTGCAAGATTTTCTCATATCTCACGAGAATATGTCTCCTCCTTTGTCTCATTTTCTCAATATCTCTCGTCCTCTACACCACTTTTTCCCCCAACCAAAACCAATTCTGGAATCGTTTACCCCACCCCACCCGAACCGGAACCAAACTCGCACCCGGCCCGCCCACTAACATCTCCCACGTCCTTTTTTGCATCGGTGGATCAACCGCCACATGGCGCGATCGTAGCCTGTACAGCTCCATCTGGTGGGTACCGAACGTTACGCGAGGGTTTGTTTGGCTTGAGAAAAAGATCATTAGCCACCAGACCAATAAAAACGTCCCAGCTGTCAAGGTGTCATCTCCAGAGTGGACCCGGTTTAAATATTCTAGCTCAAGATCAGCGGTCAGGATTGCAAGGATCATAAGTGATAGCGTTAAATTAAGGTTGCCTGATGTGAGGTGGTTTGTCATGGGAGATGATGATACCGTGTATTACACTGACAACTTAGTTTCGGTGTTATCGAGGTATGATCATAATCAAATGTGGTACATTGGAGGGAATTCCGAGAGTGTGGAACAAGATGTGATTCATTCTTATGACATGGCTTTCGGTGGGGGTGGATTTGCTCTTAGTTATCCATTGGCTGAGAGATTGGTCAGTATATTGGACGGTTGTCTTGATAGGTACTATTATTTCTACGGTTCTGATCAGAGGATTTGGGCTTGTATCAGTGAGATCGGCGTCCCGCTCTCTAGAGAACGTGGGTTCCACCAG TTTGATATTAGGGGAAGCGCATATGGTCTCCTAGCAGCACATCCTCTAGCCCCTCTCGTATCACTCCACCACCTTGACAATCTGGAGCCGCTGTTTCCAAATCACAACCGAATAGACTCGCTTAAATCCATAAATCAGGCATACCAGGTTGACCCGCCCCGGATTTTTCAACAAACATTTTGCCATGACTCCAAGCGGAAATGGTCCATATCCATAGCATGGGGCTACACAGTTCAGCTGTACCCATTATTGTTGCCAGCCAACGGCTTGCAAACACCAGAGCAGACATTCAAGACATGGCGGAGTTGGAGTGATGGGCCATTCACATTCAATACCCGACCCACGGAGCCTGACCCTTGTAAACAACCGGTTGTTTTTATGCTTGAGCAGGCCAAGGAAGGGGGCGTTAATGGGTCCTTGTCTAGTTACAAGAGGATTGTGCATGAACCAGGGAAGACTTGTAAGACAACACAGTATGCCCAAGCAATGTCAGTGCAGAGAATTCTTGTATCCTCCTTGAAAATGGAGCCAGATTATTGGAAAAAG TCCCGTGAGCAGGCACCAAGAAGATATTGCTGTGAGTTAATGAATAAAGGGAGCATAAAGAACAGCAGTATGCAGCTTAGGATTAGAAGATGCAGAAATTGGGAAAGTATTACTTCTAGGTTAGACTAG
- the LOC7458127 gene encoding uncharacterized protein LOC7458127 isoform X2 yields MSQTHLRPRHDPVRKFRLVSLPDKTCKIFSYLTRICLLLCLIFSISLVLYTTFSPNQNQFWNRLPHPTRTGTKLAPGPPTNISHVLFCIGGSTATWRDRSLYSSIWWVPNVTRGFVWLEKKIISHQTNKNVPAVKVSSPEWTRFKYSSSRSAVRIARIISDSVKLRLPDVRWFVMGDDDTVYYTDNLVSVLSRYDHNQMWYIGGNSESVEQDVIHSYDMAFGGGGFALSYPLAERLVSILDGCLDRYYYFYGSDQRIWACISEIGVPLSRERGFHQGNTRWRLREGSVVKVCSVLLCSVAHTLSTKEVTFVGLSKKTSILFKKKTFDIRGSAYGLLAAHPLAPLVSLHHLDNLEPLFPNHNRIDSLKSINQAYQVDPPRIFQQTFCHDSKRKWSISIAWGYTVQLYPLLLPANGLQTPEQTFKTWRSWSDGPFTFNTRPTEPDPCKQPVVFMLEQAKEGGVNGSLSSYKRIVHEPGKTCKTTQYAQAMSVQRILVSSLKMEPDYWKKAPRRYCCELMNKGSIKNSSMQLRIRRCRNWESITSRLD; encoded by the exons ATGAGTCAGACTCATTTACGACCTCGTCATGACCCGGTCAGAAAATTTAGACTGGTTTCTCTTCCAGATAAAACCTGCAAGATTTTCTCATATCTCACGAGAATATGTCTCCTCCTTTGTCTCATTTTCTCAATATCTCTCGTCCTCTACACCACTTTTTCCCCCAACCAAAACCAATTCTGGAATCGTTTACCCCACCCCACCCGAACCGGAACCAAACTCGCACCCGGCCCGCCCACTAACATCTCCCACGTCCTTTTTTGCATCGGTGGATCAACCGCCACATGGCGCGATCGTAGCCTGTACAGCTCCATCTGGTGGGTACCGAACGTTACGCGAGGGTTTGTTTGGCTTGAGAAAAAGATCATTAGCCACCAGACCAATAAAAACGTCCCAGCTGTCAAGGTGTCATCTCCAGAGTGGACCCGGTTTAAATATTCTAGCTCAAGATCAGCGGTCAGGATTGCAAGGATCATAAGTGATAGCGTTAAATTAAGGTTGCCTGATGTGAGGTGGTTTGTCATGGGAGATGATGATACCGTGTATTACACTGACAACTTAGTTTCGGTGTTATCGAGGTATGATCATAATCAAATGTGGTACATTGGAGGGAATTCCGAGAGTGTGGAACAAGATGTGATTCATTCTTATGACATGGCTTTCGGTGGGGGTGGATTTGCTCTTAGTTATCCATTGGCTGAGAGATTGGTCAGTATATTGGACGGTTGTCTTGATAGGTACTATTATTTCTACGGTTCTGATCAGAGGATTTGGGCTTGTATCAGTGAGATCGGCGTCCCGCTCTCTAGAGAACGTGGGTTCCACCAG GGAAATACTAGGTGGCGCCTCCGAGAGGGGTCGGTTGTTAAAGTCTGCTCTGTCCTTTTGTGCTCAGTTGCCCACACACTTTCAACAAAAGAGGTGACCTTTGTTGGTCTCAGTAAAAAGACAAGTATTTTGTTCAAGAAGAAAACA TTTGATATTAGGGGAAGCGCATATGGTCTCCTAGCAGCACATCCTCTAGCCCCTCTCGTATCACTCCACCACCTTGACAATCTGGAGCCGCTGTTTCCAAATCACAACCGAATAGACTCGCTTAAATCCATAAATCAGGCATACCAGGTTGACCCGCCCCGGATTTTTCAACAAACATTTTGCCATGACTCCAAGCGGAAATGGTCCATATCCATAGCATGGGGCTACACAGTTCAGCTGTACCCATTATTGTTGCCAGCCAACGGCTTGCAAACACCAGAGCAGACATTCAAGACATGGCGGAGTTGGAGTGATGGGCCATTCACATTCAATACCCGACCCACGGAGCCTGACCCTTGTAAACAACCGGTTGTTTTTATGCTTGAGCAGGCCAAGGAAGGGGGCGTTAATGGGTCCTTGTCTAGTTACAAGAGGATTGTGCATGAACCAGGGAAGACTTGTAAGACAACACAGTATGCCCAAGCAATGTCAGTGCAGAGAATTCTTGTATCCTCCTTGAAAATGGAGCCAGATTATTGGAAAAAG GCACCAAGAAGATATTGCTGTGAGTTAATGAATAAAGGGAGCATAAAGAACAGCAGTATGCAGCTTAGGATTAGAAGATGCAGAAATTGGGAAAGTATTACTTCTAGGTTAGACTAG
- the LOC7490377 gene encoding thylakoid lumenal 15 kDa protein 1, chloroplastic codes for MAHLLNVSLCTKIPPKPPLSLTKPSLSIPRFLSLSHSRCPNPQALILNKQLLEDFAKTGLLALLSVSLFFTDPALAFKGGGPYGSEVTRGQDLTGKDFSGRTLIKQDFKTSILRQANFKGAKLLGASFFDADLTGADLSDADLRSADLSLANVAKVNLSNANLEGALATGNTSFRGSNITGADFTDVPLREDQREYLCKVADGVNPTTGNATRDTLLCN; via the exons ATGGCTCATCTTCTTAACGTTTCTTTGTGCACCAAAATCCCACCAAAACCCCCTCTCTCACTAACCAAACCTTCCCTCTCAATCCCACGCTTCCTTTCCCTCTCCCACTCTCGCTGTCCCAACCCACAG GCATTGATACTAAACAAGCAACTGCTAGAAGATTTTGCAAAGACAGGCTTGCTTGCtcttctctctgtctctctcttttttactgATCCTGCTCTTGCATTCAAG GGAGGAGGACCGTATGGTTCTGAAGTTACGAGGGGCCAGGATCTTACTGGCAAGGATTTCAGTGGCAGAACTTTGATCAAGCAAGATTTTAAGACA TCCATACTAAGACAAGCCAATTTCAAAGGTGCAAAGTTGTTGGGAGCTAGCTTTTTCGATGCTGATTTAACAG GGGCTGATCTTTCAGATGCTGACCTTAGAAGTGCGGATCTCTCTTTGGCGAATGTGGCAAAG GTAAATTTGAGCAATGCTAACTTGGAAGGCGCGCTTGCTACTGGCAACACATCTTTTAGAGGATCAAATATAACAGGAGCTG ATTTCACAGATGTGCCTTTGAGAGAGGACCAACGTGAGTACTTGTGCAAAGTTGCCGATGG GGTGAATCCAACTACTGGAAATGCAACACGCGATACATTGCTTTGCAACTAG
- the LOC7458128 gene encoding AT-hook motif nuclear-localized protein 15 — MANRWWAGNVAMRGVDPVSSSPSLHLGNLEEDSTPPGLNRLGPRREQDFTDTNTSSPKTTTTATPPSTQNQEEHEDSRDNTNNQESGDHTALETIEPGSGSTSRRPRGRPAGSKNKPKPPIVITKESPNSLHSHVLEISSGSDIVESIATFSHRRHRGVSILSGSGIVNNVTLRQPAAPGGVITLHGRFEILSLSGSFLPAPSPPGATGLTVYLAGGQGQVVGGTVMGELIAAGPVMVIAATFSNATYERLPLEEQEQEGMQLQQQVNSPGTNNGNAAAGGGASSGGGNNSVTQSSQGLGEHVSIPGYNLPPNLLPNGQVPHDMFWCPPPRPPPSY; from the coding sequence ATGGCAAATCGCTGGTGGGCTGGAAATGTTGCCATGAGAGGTGTAGATCCAGTATCTTCATCTCCATCTCTTCACTTGGGAAATCTTGAAGAAGACAGCACTCCtcccggtttgaaccggttggGTCCAAGAAGAGAACAGGATTTCACTGATACCAACACCAGTAGCCCTAAAACAACCACCACCGCCACACCTCCCAGTACTCAAAACCAGGAGGAACATGAAGATAGCAGAGACAACACCAACAACCAAGAATCTGGCGACCACACTGCTCTCGAAACCATTGAACCAGGCAGTGGTAGCACATCTCGCAGGCCTAGAGGCCGACCTGCTGGTTCAAAGAACAAACCAAAACCTCCCATTGTCATCACCAAAGAAAGCCCTAATTCTCTCCACAGCCATGTCTTGGAAATCAGCTCCGGCAGTGACATCGTGGAGAGCATTGCCACTTTCTCTCATCGCCGCCATCGAGGTGTTTCTATCCTTAGCGGAAGTGGTATTGTGAACAATGTTACTCTCAGGCAGCCTGCAGCTCCTGGTGGGGTTATCACTCTTCATGGAAGATTCGAGATTTTGTCACTGTCGGGTTCGTTTCTCCCTGCCCCATCGCCTCCAGGAGCAACGGGGCTGACTGTTTATTTGGCAGGTGGACAAGGACAGGTGGTGGGAGGTACTGTGATGGGGGAGCTGATAGCAGCAGGGCCGGTGATGGTGATTGCAGCAACGTTCAGTAATGCGACTTATGAAAGGTTGCCACTCGAGGAGCAAGAGCAAGAAGGGATGCAATTGCAACAGCAAGTGAATTCACCAGGGACTAATAATGGCAATGCTGCTGCAGGTGGTGGTGCCAGTAGCGGTGGCGGTAATAATTCAGTGACTCAATCTTCTCAGGGTTTAGGTGAGCATGTTTCAATCCCTGGGTACAATTTGCCTCCTAATTTGTTACCTAATGGACAAGTGCCACATGATATGTTTTGGTGTCCCCCTCCCCGCCCTCCCCCCTCTTACTAA